Genomic DNA from Hordeum vulgare subsp. vulgare chromosome 2H, MorexV3_pseudomolecules_assembly, whole genome shotgun sequence:
AGGGCAGAGCCGTGGGTTTGGGTTCATCACGATGAGTACTGTTGAGCAGGCTGAGAAGGCTGTGGAGATATTCCATGGCAGTGTGAGTAAATTTGATACACGATAACTTGATGGGGCTATTTTCCTAtaacttttctgaacttatttgagctaGATTTCTCATGGGATGAATGGAATGATAATGAGCAGCTCCTAGGATGCAATGCTGCAGTTACTTACCTTTCTTTGTGGGATGTGGCATTGGTTTATCATTCTTAGTTAGTTTGGATATAGTGCATGGCAGTGCCCTTTTTGGTTCCTGATTTGGGGAACACCCATATCTGAAGCCTACCCAATCGGCCTCTTCagtctaatactccctccgtcccaaaataactgtctcaactttgtactagtagCTCTAATACAATGTTGtaataagcttaagacacttattttggaacggagggagtagtaacttaggtttacttggttattcttTCACATGGTATGTACATGAATGTCCTTTGATGCAATCCGTTTCTTGTAGTTGTAGGTGTACTTGAGTTCACCATTATGTGTAATTCATATGCTACTATAGAAAATACCCTGACTTGCCTTGAATGTGGACATTTCAGGAGCTGGATGGCAGGCTTATGACTGTGAACAGGGCATGTGTTTCTAGAACTGCACGGGTCGAAGAAAGACGATCACCCCGCCGATCCGGGTCTTCCACGTCCGTCAAAATCTACGTGGGTCATCTGCCATACGAAGTGGACGACTCTCGCTTAAGGTGGCTGTTCAGCAGGTACGTCGATGTTGAAGTCATCTATGACTACGGAGGAGCGGGTTGGCGCTCCCGGGGATTCGGTTTCGTCACCATGGCAACGCGGGAGGAACCAGACGACGCGatttgggatctcgacaaacaggtCAGTGCATGGCTAGTAGCTGGAATGATGCTACATTCTTATCCTGATCGAGTGTATGATGAATTattcggaaaaaacaggaagtgtatGATGAATTCATGATACAATTTTGCATGTCCGATTTGAGTTGTGCAGGTATGGAGGGGGCGTGAACTGGGCGTGGAAGTTGCGAAAGAGGAGATGCGGGGTTGGACAGCAGGACTTGGGTCCAGATTCAGGCATGCAGGGCACTTGCTTCCTGTTTTCTGAAAGAAAACAAGGTTGTAATCTCGCGCCAATCGATTGATGCACACAGCCAGCCATATGGCATTacttttcttttcatgatccatgaCAGAATGACGTCCTAAAAACTCTGTATTTGTCATTTTTTTATCAAATTGGCGGCTGTTTTCATGCCTAAAACGCTGTATTTGGGGCTGAGTGGGTATTTTGCTATCTACCTATCTATCCTCCTGTAAACAGAACCTCAACATCCGAGGGCGTGAACTAGAGCCAAGAGAGACAGCCTGGCGACGCTACTACAGATTCCACAATGTTATGCCTAAGCAAGCTACATAGAGCTATTATAATACTCAAGTGCATTTCTCATAGTTTTCTTCCATGGTTTGTTACGGTTCTTGTTACCGTAAAAACAGCCCGCAGCTAAATCAGACAACTGATTTTGTTTGCCAGATTGACCTATCAAATGTttctattccaaaatggagaatttCCCTATAGATCGCCTTGGGTGTAATGCTTAAATCTtttaagtaataaaagtcttttatcaaaaaaataaaatgtgaCACCCTTGTTTGCAATCACCATGCCTACTTCCCCGTTGTTGCTCGCTGCTACGGCATGAGGAATCCCCggcggcctcttgagcttgcgttggttttccttgaagaggaaagggtgatgcagcacaggagcagtaagtatttctctcagtttgagaaccaaggtatcaatccagtaggagaatcaagccaagtgtccagagtacatgcgcaaacataaacgagcttccacccaacgctataaaggggttgtcaatcccttcaagattgattgcaaagtgagatctgaaggcggaaagtgcaacgaagtaaaagtgaaagactgaaaatatggtgtggagtagacccgggggccatagtgttcactagaggcttctctcaaaatagcaaatattacggtgggtgaacgaattactgtcaagcaattgatagaaccgcgcaaagtcatgacgatatctaaggcaatgatcatacatataggcatcaagtctgagacaagtagaccgatactttctgcatctactactattactccacacatcgaccgctatccagcatgcatatagtgtattgagttcacgacgaacagagtaacgccttaagcaagatgacatgatgtagagggataaactcaaaccaatgatgtaaaccccatctttttacccttgatggcaacaacacggtgcgtgcctcgctaccccttctgtcactaggtgaggtcagcgcacggtatgaacccaaaaccaagcacttctcccattgcaagaatcatagatcaagttggacaaacaaaacccacaactcgaagagaattacaaggatatgaaatcatgcataagagagatcagaagaaactcaaataagattcatagataatctgaccataaatccacaattcatcggatctcgacagacacaccgcaaaagaagattacatcggatagatctccatgaagatcatggagaactttgtattgaagatccaagagagagaagaagccatctaactactagctttggacccgtaggtctatggtgaactactcacgcatcatcggagaggtcatcgtgttgatgaagaagccctccgtatccgaatcccccccctccggcagggcaccagaacgtgccccagatgggatcttgcggagacagaagcttgcggcggcggaaaagtatttttgtggatctctcgcacagttttggattttcctgaatttataggcggaagaggtagggcagacgtgccatagggggcccacaagcctgctaggcgcgggcccccttggccgcagctagggggcttgtggggtcccctggtggcccttgttggggaacgtcgcatgggaaacaaaaaatttcctacgcgcacgaagacctatcatggtgatgtccatctatgagagggatttcagatctacgtacccttgtagatcgcacaacagaagctttaataaacgtggttgatgtagtggaacgtcctcacgtccctcgatccgccccgagaaccgtcccatgaaccgtcccgcgatccgtcccacgatccgctccgatctagtgccgaacggacgacacctccgcgttcagcacacgtacagctcggcaatgatctcagccttcttgatccagcaagagagacggagaggtagatgagttctccggcagcgtgccggtgctccggaggttggtggtgatctaatctcagcagggctccgcccgagctccggagaaacgcgatctaaaggaaaaaccgtggaggtatgtgatcgggctgccgtggcaaagttgtctcaaatcagacctaaaaccttcatatatataggtgggaggggaggggccttgccttggggctcaaggagccccaaggggtttggccgaagcaaggggggaagttctccccttccaatcatagtccaactaggattggaaggtggagtccttctccactttcccacttcccctttttttctttgatttttatttctcctgcgcatagggcttcttgggctgtcccaccagcccactaagggctggtgtggcacccctaaggcctatgggcttcacccgggtgggcttgccccccggtgaacatccggaaccaattcgtcattcccggtacattcccggtaactctgaaaaccttccggtaatcaaatgaggtcatcctatatatcaatcttcgtctccggaccattccggaaaccctcgtgacgtccgtgatctcatccgggactcctaacaacattcggtaaccaaccatataactcaaatacacaaaaaacaacgtcgaaccttaagtgtgcagaccctgcgggttcgagaactatgtagacatgacccgagggactcctcggtcaatatccaatagcgggacctaggtgcctatattggatcctacatattctacgaagatcttatcgtttgaacctcagtgccaaggattcgaataatctcgtatatcattccctttgtccttcggtatgttacttgcccgagattcgatcatcgatatccgcatacctatttcaatctcatttaccggcaagtctctttactcgttccgtaatacaagatcccgtgacttacactaagtcacattgcttgcaaggcttgtgtgtgatgttgtattaccgagtgggccccgagatacctctccgtcaaacggagtgacaaatcccagtcttgatccatcctaactcaacgggcaccttcggagatacccgtagagcatctttatagtcacccagttacgttgtgacgtttgatacaaacaaggcattcctccggtgcgagtgagttatatgatcttatggtcataggaataaatacttgacacgcagaaaacagtagcaacaaaatgacacgatcaacatgctacgtttattagtttggctcaagtccatcacatgattctcctaatgatgtgatcccgttatcaagtaacaacacttgcctatggccaggaaaccttgaccatctttgatcaacgagctagtcaactagaggcttactagggacagttatttgtctatgtatccacacaagtatcgtgtttccaatcaatacaattatagcatggataataaacgattatcatgaacaaagaaatataataataaccaatttattattgcctctagggtatatttccaacagcccctgccttggttctcacgtcttgtgcgtatcttctgttccggaaaaaatcttttcggaagttttattccgtttggacaccgttcaaaatcctcctctgaaaagggtcaaaaacacggaaaaaacaggaactggcacttgacactgacttgataagttagtcccaaaaaagatataaaaggcatacaaaacatccaaagtttgacaagataatagcatggaaccataaaaaattatagatacgttggagacgtatcactcgtccATGTCGCTTTTGCTATACCCCTCTTCCCCTACACGCCGCTGCAACACCCCTACCCCATGGCTCCTCCTCGGAAGACTCCTTGCAAACATGCCAATGCCGCGCGAGAAGTTGATGCTTCATAAACAATGACGCCGCATGCCTTTAATGATGAttggtactccctccatccgaaaTTATTTGTCGCAGAAATGTATACAAATGGATATATTTAGAATTAAAGTACATCTAGATATATCCattcctatgacaagtattttcggacggagggagtatatgtcatTTGTCGGATTCGACTGAATTCAAAATATTGCGTACAGACCGTGTCGTGTGAGGGGGCCGTGGGCCCGCAACTACAATGTCGTGACAGCAGATTATAGTTCTTGACCATTTGTGTTCGACGGACTTCAGGTCTTCAGTACGTCACCACTGTCGAGTGTTCTTTCATCAAAGCTTGGAAGTTAGAGCCATATGCATGAATCCATAGTTTAAAAAATCGAACCGATGATTGAATTGCCACGGGTTCAGGTTTTCACCTATCAGACTGTCGGTTCATCGGTTTGCTGTCCGGTTTTTCACACCATAAATAATACATTTTATATACTAGTGGTGTACTAAATAGATGTAAAATACAATCATCTATTTAAATTTGATAAAAAAGTTGACTAGTCAAAATGGTTATTGTATTAAAAGTGCAAGTTACATGCCTATATCTAGCATCCGGGGTTTGAATTCCCTTTGACGTAGGTTACTTTTTATTTTTATGTATGGCACTGGTCAAGCCGCTGGTTTTATACCTTTGGTTCATGTAAACACGGTCCGGTTTACATAGTTTTTTCCGTTCAACTGCAGGTCGGTTTTTTTAGCTTAAAAACCAAAAGGGACGTCAGTTTCAGGTTTTTTTCGATCTGACCGCCGGTCCGATCCCATCTTTTAAACTACGATGAATCTTCCGAAGACAAAGACGTGTTTTAGCGTGAATGGGCTTACGCATGCGTAGAGGGGCCAAACGGCTCGGCACATACTCGCACACGGCGGGAGTCACTAGTTAGTGAGAGCTCTTTCGGAAACCTTCCAGCGAGTACTTCCGCGTGTAGCCACTTGGCGCGTTCTCAGTAGCCGCCACATGTCACGCTCTGAACGCTTCtttcggatttcatttttttctatttttccacacGCGTTTTCGTTTTTTAGATTGttttttcttttatcttttgGTGTTTTGGTTTTTCATCGGTCTTTTTTAGCCTTTTGATGCCAATTTTTTTATCGAAAAAAcacgttttctatttttttcgtgAGAGACACGGTTTTAATTAATTTCATgggaggcatggttttgccttcgcgagagacaCGGTGTGTGGAACAAAAAAAcgtattttctatttatttttttgcgagagacacgattttgcttcgcgagaggcatgattttgctTTCACAAGAGACACGATTTTACATTCGTGAGAGGCACGGCTGTGCCTATCGGAAAGGAAAACacgttttttgtttttattttctacGAGAGGCACATTTTTGCCTTTGTGAGAGGCACGTCTGTGCCTACCGAGAGGCACAATTTTGCTTCCGTGAGAGACACGAAtttgccttcgtgagaggcacgctCGTGTctctcgaaaaggaaaaaaaagcaaaaaatacgcattttttgtttgtttttctatagggagaggcatggttttttatccgttttttataaaaaaatacgtCAAAACCAATCAATATGGgatttagttttgaagatctcaacaCGAGAAAACCAAGAGTTAAAACGGTTTGAGATTTGGACCCATGATTTAGAAGATAAAACGttttaaaaaagaaaaaactctCAGGTTACCACAAATGACAAGCATGCAATGCGTCATTTGTGGCAATTTTGACAGGTGCAAATGATCTTTGAAAGGAGTACACTCTAATTAGTGCATGTACAATGGTTGATAAGATGGTCCTATCTTAAGTCTGACATGTAATTTGGAAATGACAAAAAATATCTTATAATGTGTCACCTCTTAGCCTTATCTTCAATAACTAGATATTTCTAAAAACATGACGAGACATATTATGTTTAATCCGCTAGAATTAGAATTTATCGGCCGCGTGGAGTTCCAGTCCCAGCTCTGAGCCCCTTCAAATTCGACAGGTGCACTCGCCTTCTCGCCTCCGGTTAATAACCCCCTTTTGTCTCCGACTGATCTCCGGCCTGAGGCTGAGCGCCGCCGCAGCTCCGGGGTCCGAAGACCCTGGAAGTGGCCTGGCGCTGAATCTTCTCAAATCTTGCTATGCATTGTAGACATAGGTCGGTTCAGTTCGTCAGTTCGTGGTTCTGTGGGATGGGTACTCTGTTGTAGTGTTCAGTTAATGGCCAATTTCTGATCTAGGAAGCAGAGTTTTTTCTAGTTTCGAGCAAACCACAAATTTTAGCATTCTACATGGTTCATTCTTAGTTTAAAGTCGTTTGTGGTAAGACCCCTCGCATCCATGGCTAAAGTGGACTGTTCTTAGTCTCTTGGAAGATCGGTGCCAGTTAACGAGTGTTTAGGATCTGGACTGAAGTGGTTGCCTCGTCAGTACTCACTTACCACACCGTTTACCAGTGCCGAACAGTACCCGTTATAAGGCTTCAAATTTGAAATACGATGAGCCTGACAATGCACAACCACCATGACATCTCAAATTCAATCACAAAGCTGATTCATCATCTTTCATATATCGATGATCCTACAACACTAACACAGCCATTATTTAAGTTACCCGCATCGTCGCACACAATGTCTGCTTGTCAAATTTCATGGGATATCATTGGATTGCAATGAATAACTCACCACTGTAGCGAGCGGATGGAAAGTCCCAGTATAGACCAGTAGTACAATATCTTCTAAATGCATGTTCAGCAGACACTTTTGATGCCTCGTAGCTACTCATGGCCCATCAGTTCTTTTGCTCTAGCCACAAGAGTGGATAGAGGTATGCTGTGCTTCATGAGTCCTGCATCACCCAAGAAGAGCCTATAGTTTTCAGCCCGTGAAGGTGTACGTTCTACCAATAACAGTGCTTCCATCATCTGACAGTTCTTGAAATAGCTAGCGTTGACCGGATTAAATTCCATCATGTATATGGCATGTTCAACAATCACCCTCCTGATGCCAGGACAATGAGCACTGGGTGTCTTATTTGAGTTAAGTGCACATACAAGTCTCTTTATAAATCTTTCCTTAATCTGACCATGCCCAAGCTCTCGCGCAAAGTCTTCAGGAATGGCATTACATATTTGTGAACTAAGGCCAACAAGGACCTGTAGTTCCGCACCTTCTGCATCCATTATTCCTTCCATCACCTGTAGTGGAAATAACTAAGTTGTGTAAGCCCTAAGCCATGATTAAACTTCAGTAGTATGTACTCCTTTTTAGTTAAGTTGTAATCCATGTAgttgcaatttatttattttattgtgTTACCTATTTTTTTTAGAAGACACAGGAGAGCTGTGCCATTAAGATAGAGAAAAGAACAGAGAGTGGGGCAGAACCCTTGCCCCACCCACACCAAACACACACGCCACACCCACACTCCCTGAAGAAACTAACAGATAAACACCACACAAACAGAAGCACATGACCGGCACGCTCAGGGGGTGGAATAAGGTCCGGGGTGAGCGATCTTAAGAGCAGCTCGCGGAGTCCCCGGGCACCAGCCGAACACCATAGCATGCTCTCATTTGCCGCAGCCTGTAAGACCAAGGAGACACATGGGCTAGCTCCGTTAAACACACAATTGTTCCTATGCTTCCAAATCTCCCAAACGCCTAAGATGATGAGAGAATTAAGCCCTTTGTGGAATTTCTTGGGGACTCCTTTGCTTGCACTGAACCACCAGCTTGAGAAGCGAACTGCAGTAAGCTGGGGCGCAAGGGCAACCAAGCCAAGCCTTTGGATAATTGACGTTCAAACCCGCCGAGCGAAAATGCATGACGCAAGGATGTGTTGGATTGACACTTCCGCCTGATCACAAAGACGGGCCACAGGGTTCGGTGGTCCTCTCTTGGCGAGGCGATCAGCGATCCAATAATCGTTATTAATGGCAAGCGAAATAAAAACTTACAACAGCAAAGGAGCCCagcttttccaaattcttttccAAGGCTCAAATCTGATAGACCCGCGGAAGAAAGCATTGTAAGCAGACTTGCTGGAATATGAGCCCGACTTTGTGGGCTGCCATCGGTGCTGGTCAGGAATTTCTTGTTGAAGGATCAGGCCATCCACCATGTCCCAAATATGCAAGTATTCAATTAGGACTTGTACAGTGAGAGCTCCTTTTATGTCCGCAACCATCTACGATTATTCAAAGCTTGCGCAACAGTCCGATGCTTGACAGctctttttttttttaaaaaaaaggttGAGCATTCTCTACTTTATAGTATACtaacaaaagggcccgtgcgttgcaacgggagaaaaaaataccacacgcttttaatctttttataatcattttgatttattaaaataataagctaactaactaatgtagtgagTCCTATCATATTttattgagaaatcaacccgtccattgttaattccaccatgatgagaaattgagcggaacaagcaaagcaaaacaaagacactaagtgaattgatcaatggactgttatcttatttcactcatgggatagagaatgtgggatcagatgacaaactgaaggtggtgttccattctctgtctctacaacaaatcttacattcaatacattcattcatcagcaaacaaatccccacaaaacaaaatttcttgccggtgcttggcacacggttggaggcatggggaggggatctcaccagatgatgagttcctgccggaggaggggatacgatgaggcgagcaagggttaggcgcctctatctggccataaggagtcgccgttgccgcgccataacctcggagttccccgtgtgagccatggaggcccgcctccacctgcaagtacttcgctccaccacgccttatccgcgcgccgccgccgttctgcatcgagcagacacatcatccccaatcactgtagctgtcgcgttgatttgatccagaagctgtgctcgagcgccgaaacgggggcagcaagcgggcagaggtacgaccgcggaggcgggtgggttgagatcgacaacaacggtggttgaggtcggctgcggcggcgagtggtgtggcagcggcctgggcacaggtcagggtggaccaggggcgacgcgatgcgctcgagcgccgcaacggggacaGTGagtggggagaggtacggccgcggaggcgggtgggttaagAACAGCAGCGGTGGTGGTTGAGGCcgaccgcggcggcgagtggtgtggcggcggcctgggcacaggccagggtggcccagggtcgacgggaggaggcaatgcgtacgggtataatttttacagcgaatctttttttcttttgcgttgcagataaatgatggagcgcgggtggaataacaaaaattacaggagcttttttataaaaatgtcgtggtgggtttttcgacggaagcaatagccgctttattattatagcaaaagggcccatgcgttgcaacgggagaaagaaataccacacgctcttaatttataaaaaatggtctataatctgagaatttgtagttacgacacaaataaagatggtcttatcctacaaaaatgcagtttaaaatttcacaatgcagttcaaaatttcacaggtcttctattttaacacggcttgcatgtagatttaatacgtacaaagaatcagtcaagtgaccttcagtttcatctctaatcctgattttgttgacgtgtttatccccaacccggatgagtaccggtatgaaagaaagacaaataatgacttatttattaagattgcatcctagatagtttttttaaacgtttaacagataaaataatatcatatttaaattctacatatttttctaattaaattccatatataatatgttaaatttggagttacggtttaaaagatatgagtatgagtattttaaaaaacatttaatatatataCTACGAATTTAATGTCATAAATAGTAAGAGCTTTTtttaaaatcacctcggtggattttccgacggaagcgatagcttctttattattaggtaaagatttcaAAACAGGCCAAAAAAGGCTTGAATGATCAAAGGTCAATTACATGATAGGCAATGTGAGCGCAACCTGTGCAGCTGGCCATAGCCAAGCCTctgatagaaaataaaaagagaaaaccgAATAGGTAAACGGGAAGAGGTTTAAGAGAAGCGACTT
This window encodes:
- the LOC123425467 gene encoding 31 kDa ribonucleoprotein, chloroplastic-like encodes the protein TSEDDDGEYFEPEEEATVYVGNLPYYTDSEYLAQLFKYAGTVDSSEIIYNKETGQSRGFGFITMSTVEQAEKAVEIFHGSELDGRLMTVNRACVSRTARVEERRSPRRSGSSTSVKIYVGHLPYEVDDSRLRWLFSRYVDVEVIYDYGGAGWRSRGFGFVTMATREEPDDAIWDLDKQVWRGRELGVEVAKEEMRGWTAGLGSRFRHAGHLLPVF